One region of Campylobacter concisus genomic DNA includes:
- a CDS encoding ferritin family protein yields the protein MRQYETYKCEKCGNEIEVQKVGGGTLTCCGEEMKCITENLTAVNLMKAFAGESQARNKYELYGDLAKEAGYHAIARHFYEAAENEKWHARAEFKKYHELMNDPIDKMDKNLLDAAAGENYEHTTMYPDFAKIAKEEELRDVERLFNAIGKVEVEHEREYLELKKMLDEEGFFESDEEDIWVCEVCGHVHRGKKAPGACPLCKAPKEYFKREFLG from the coding sequence ATGAGACAGTACGAAACATACAAATGCGAAAAATGCGGCAATGAGATCGAGGTTCAAAAAGTTGGAGGCGGCACACTAACCTGTTGCGGCGAAGAGATGAAATGCATCACTGAAAATTTAACAGCGGTAAATTTGATGAAGGCATTTGCTGGCGAGTCACAAGCTAGAAACAAGTATGAGCTTTACGGTGATCTAGCCAAAGAAGCAGGCTATCATGCTATTGCTAGACACTTTTACGAGGCAGCTGAAAATGAGAAATGGCACGCAAGAGCTGAGTTTAAAAAATATCACGAGCTAATGAATGATCCGATCGATAAGATGGATAAAAATTTACTTGATGCGGCAGCTGGCGAAAACTACGAGCATACGACTATGTATCCAGACTTTGCAAAGATCGCAAAAGAAGAAGAGCTAAGAGATGTTGAAAGGCTATTTAATGCGATCGGTAAGGTTGAGGTTGAGCATGAAAGAGAGTATTTGGAGCTTAAAAAGATGCTTGATGAAGAGGGATTTTTTGAGAGCGATGAGGAAGATATCTGGGTTTGCGAGGTGTGCGGACACGTTCATAGAGGCAAAAAAGCTCCAGGTGCTTGCCCACTTTGCAAAGCTCCAAAAGAGTATTTTAAACGCGAATTTCTAGGCTAA
- a CDS encoding DUF2798 domain-containing protein has product MIPAKFYKYVFAFIMSAFMAFFMSFVLTYLNLGFVDGFVKIWLTAYMKAFAVAYPVLLLVSPFVTKLTQILCKK; this is encoded by the coding sequence ATGATACCAGCAAAATTTTATAAATATGTTTTTGCGTTTATAATGTCAGCATTTATGGCATTTTTTATGTCATTTGTGCTGACATATCTAAACCTTGGTTTTGTTGATGGCTTTGTTAAAATTTGGCTAACTGCTTACATGAAAGCCTTTGCGGTAGCGTATCCTGTGCTTTTGTTAGTCTCTCCATTTGTAACAAAACTCACACAAATTTTATGCAAAAAATAA
- a CDS encoding NAD(P)H-dependent oxidoreductase: MSEILVVSGHTDLENSFANKIILGELKKYVSEAKFDILSELYKNYVINVKAEQEKLVKADVIVLVYPFFWYGVPSLLQKWFEDVLVHGFSHGSKGDKLRGKKLVLSFTSGAPEELYKKEALQRYEIEEFLPPLKALANTCGMEFAGYVYSGGLSYQSRHDEAKLALMRQNALDHAKRLEELIGKIS, encoded by the coding sequence ATGAGTGAAATTTTAGTCGTATCAGGTCACACTGACCTTGAAAATTCCTTTGCAAATAAGATTATATTGGGCGAGCTAAAAAAGTACGTGTCAGAGGCTAAATTTGACATACTAAGTGAGCTTTATAAAAACTACGTGATCAATGTAAAAGCCGAGCAAGAAAAGCTAGTAAAGGCTGATGTGATTGTGCTTGTTTATCCGTTTTTTTGGTACGGTGTGCCATCACTTTTACAAAAGTGGTTTGAAGATGTGCTAGTTCATGGCTTCTCTCATGGTAGCAAGGGAGATAAGCTGCGTGGCAAGAAGCTGGTGCTTTCATTTACCTCTGGAGCGCCTGAGGAGCTTTATAAAAAAGAGGCACTTCAGCGCTACGAGATAGAGGAATTTTTGCCGCCACTTAAGGCTCTAGCGAATACTTGCGGAATGGAGTTTGCAGGATATGTTTATAGCGGAGGGCTATCATATCAGAGCAGGCACGATGAGGCAAAACTTGCTTTGATGAGGCAAAATGCGCTCGATCACGCAAAAAGACTAGAGGAGCTGATAGGCAAAATTTCATGA
- a CDS encoding putative quinol monooxygenase, which translates to MIKKLFLLVFSAAFAFGAEAKVSLYELLSTPNNKSLLKELGRENILSSKSEPGTQAIFFMSAKSKPELFYVLEFYKDETAYKKHVASAHYKKFASASAEILASKKAFSVKKWAAFSKNLTPERLKDAYFHMTNLSLLAKSDAKFEKLVKKYMQKSIDEGAYAQFAFSQKDAPSKWILVEIYKDEASFESYRHSENYKAYAKERAGLIDGFDGFGLKNEISFSKIKF; encoded by the coding sequence ATGATTAAAAAGCTATTTTTATTAGTATTTTCGGCAGCTTTTGCCTTTGGGGCGGAGGCGAAAGTGAGCTTATATGAGCTGCTTTCAACGCCAAATAACAAGAGCTTGCTAAAAGAGCTTGGCAGGGAAAATATCCTTAGTTCAAAGAGTGAGCCAGGCACGCAGGCGATCTTTTTTATGAGCGCAAAGAGTAAGCCGGAGCTGTTTTATGTGCTTGAGTTTTACAAGGACGAGACGGCTTATAAAAAACACGTAGCCTCAGCGCACTACAAGAAATTTGCAAGTGCGAGCGCTGAAATTTTAGCTAGTAAAAAGGCTTTTAGCGTAAAAAAATGGGCCGCTTTTTCTAAAAATTTAACGCCAGAGCGCCTAAAAGATGCCTACTTTCACATGACAAATTTAAGCCTTTTGGCAAAAAGCGATGCGAAATTTGAAAAGCTAGTGAAAAAATATATGCAAAAAAGCATCGATGAGGGTGCTTACGCGCAGTTTGCCTTTAGTCAAAAGGACGCACCTAGCAAATGGATCTTGGTTGAAATTTACAAAGACGAAGCTAGCTTTGAGAGCTACCGCCACAGTGAAAACTACAAAGCTTACGCCAAAGAGCGAGCCGGACTAATAGATGGATTTGACGGCTTTGGTCTAAAAAATGAGATTTCGTTTAGTAAGATAAAATTTTAG
- a CDS encoding subtype B tannase has protein sequence MKCVRVVILGVCLVGACFGSELKFDEKKFELKSVQVGDRMLKFRAYEGIVYVAKPASDYEVLNFYVPEGKFSDQKGAIFMPNAIGGYMSAMPQKPEIQNEKPNATLEALLRGYVVASVGARGRTLKDGEKFIGKAPAAIVDLKAAVRYLKFNDKFMPGDANKIISNGTSAGGAMSALLGVSANAKEYEPYLKELGAAKADDQIYAASAYCPVTNLEHEDEAYEWMFGDLDKFERLDLSSLNASTFNDRSKKPKTITGELNATQQELSRELKSKFPAYLNSLNLKDAKGHALSLDENGEGSFKEYINALISKAFTATKSSDKNMLTPKFITLDTQGCSLGYTFKLEDFIASLKRAKEVVAFDGLALENPENDLFGDSKTPAKHFTKFAKERSGGAMAETGIIKMMNAMSYTKNKNSAKFYRIRQGTNDTDLVLAVPAMLALSLKNAGKEVDFEAVWGQVHGGDYDLDELFAWMKRVVEK, from the coding sequence ATGAAATGCGTTAGAGTTGTTATTTTAGGGGTTTGTTTAGTAGGCGCTTGCTTTGGTAGCGAGCTTAAATTTGATGAAAAGAAATTTGAGCTAAAAAGCGTGCAAGTTGGCGATAGGATGCTTAAATTTAGAGCCTATGAAGGCATAGTCTATGTGGCAAAGCCAGCTAGCGACTATGAGGTGCTAAATTTTTACGTGCCAGAGGGTAAATTTAGCGACCAAAAAGGGGCTATCTTTATGCCAAACGCTATCGGTGGCTACATGAGCGCAATGCCACAAAAGCCAGAAATCCAAAACGAAAAGCCAAATGCCACCCTTGAAGCGCTTCTTAGAGGCTACGTCGTGGCAAGCGTTGGCGCTAGGGGCAGGACGCTAAAAGATGGCGAGAAATTTATTGGCAAAGCCCCAGCTGCGATAGTCGATCTAAAAGCGGCTGTTAGATATCTTAAATTTAACGACAAATTTATGCCAGGCGACGCAAATAAAATAATCTCAAACGGCACGAGCGCAGGCGGCGCGATGTCGGCACTTCTTGGCGTTAGCGCAAATGCAAAAGAGTATGAGCCATATCTTAAAGAGCTAGGCGCTGCAAAGGCGGACGATCAAATTTATGCCGCTTCAGCCTACTGCCCTGTGACAAATTTAGAGCATGAGGACGAGGCGTATGAGTGGATGTTTGGGGATTTGGATAAATTTGAAAGGCTTGATCTTTCAAGTCTTAACGCGAGCACTTTTAACGACAGGAGCAAAAAGCCAAAGACTATCACAGGCGAGCTAAACGCCACACAACAAGAGCTCTCGCGCGAGCTAAAGAGCAAATTCCCAGCCTATCTAAACTCGCTAAATTTAAAAGACGCCAAAGGCCACGCGCTAAGCCTTGATGAAAACGGCGAGGGTAGCTTCAAAGAGTATATAAACGCCCTTATCTCAAAGGCATTTACCGCTACAAAAAGTAGCGACAAAAACATGCTCACACCTAAATTTATAACTCTTGACACGCAGGGCTGCTCGCTTGGATATACATTTAAGCTTGAAGACTTCATCGCCTCGCTAAAGCGTGCCAAAGAGGTGGTTGCATTTGACGGCCTTGCGCTAGAAAATCCTGAAAACGACCTTTTTGGTGACAGCAAAACGCCTGCAAAGCACTTTACTAAATTTGCAAAAGAGCGAAGTGGCGGCGCGATGGCGGAGACTGGCATCATAAAGATGATGAATGCTATGAGCTACACTAAAAATAAAAATTCGGCGAAATTTTACCGCATAAGGCAGGGCACAAACGACACCGACTTAGTCCTCGCCGTGCCTGCTATGCTCGCACTTTCGCTTAAAAATGCTGGCAAAGAGGTTGATTTTGAAGCGGTCTGGGGACAAGTACATGGCGGCGACTACGATTTAGACGAGCTTTTTGCTTGGATGAAAAGAGTGGTTGAGAAATAA
- a CDS encoding SDR family NAD(P)-dependent oxidoreductase: MKRYIAITGASSGIGAAAAKAFARRGENLILVARRGELLEELKSEIAKFANVDVVIELCDLSKQENVLSLWRNLEKFELKALINNAGFGDYNKVGEQNLEKITQLINLNIISLVTLSTLFTKKYKDKDTQLINISSIGGYKIVPNAVTYCASKFFVSAFSEGLYHELAQDKQAKMQAKVLAPAATKTEFGMVATSKESYDYDKAFKKYHTSEQMAEFLLRLYDSHYCVGSVDRDSFEFSLSSPKFDYAIKYEPKDN, translated from the coding sequence GTGAAAAGATACATCGCCATCACTGGAGCTAGCTCAGGCATAGGAGCGGCCGCGGCAAAGGCATTTGCAAGGCGCGGGGAGAATTTGATCCTTGTTGCAAGACGGGGCGAGCTTTTAGAAGAGCTAAAAAGCGAGATAGCTAAATTTGCAAATGTCGATGTGGTCATAGAGCTTTGCGACCTTTCAAAACAAGAAAATGTCCTCTCTCTTTGGCGAAATTTAGAAAAATTTGAGCTAAAAGCGCTTATAAACAACGCTGGCTTTGGCGACTATAACAAGGTCGGCGAGCAAAATTTAGAAAAAATCACGCAGTTGATAAATTTAAACATCATCTCACTTGTCACGCTCTCAACGCTCTTTACTAAAAAATACAAAGACAAAGATACACAGCTTATAAACATCTCTTCGATAGGTGGCTATAAGATCGTGCCAAACGCCGTCACATACTGCGCTAGCAAATTTTTCGTAAGTGCCTTTAGCGAGGGACTTTACCACGAGCTAGCACAGGACAAGCAGGCAAAAATGCAGGCAAAAGTCCTAGCTCCAGCTGCCACAAAGACAGAATTTGGCATGGTAGCAACTAGCAAAGAGAGCTACGACTACGACAAAGCGTTTAAAAAGTATCACACGAGCGAGCAGATGGCGGAGTTTTTGCTTCGTCTTTATGATAGCCATTACTGCGTTGGCTCGGTGGATAGAGATAGCTTTGAGTTTAGTCTAAGTAGTCCTAAATTTGACTACGCTATCAAATACGAGCCAAAAGATAACTAG
- a CDS encoding NAD(P)H-binding protein gives MKKIALIAGASGALGSEILKNLCVSEHYSKVIALARHELKFTHEKLEVKIVNFDDFKDEVPFIADDVFCALGTTMKAAKHKEQFYKVDVTYPINFAKFGLECGAKRFVLLSAAGASRKSGSFYLKAKGQAEAKIKELGYSSFHVVRLPLIEAERKEFRLGEYMAIKAFKFIPKGFFDEYRPMRAADIAKVIVQVAQDDHSEGVKIYSPMEYVK, from the coding sequence ATGAAAAAGATCGCCCTTATAGCTGGAGCTAGCGGTGCTTTGGGAAGTGAGATTTTAAAAAATTTATGCGTGAGCGAGCACTATAGCAAGGTTATCGCCCTTGCTAGGCACGAGCTAAAATTTACTCATGAAAAGCTTGAAGTAAAGATAGTAAATTTTGATGATTTTAAAGATGAGGTGCCATTTATCGCTGATGACGTATTTTGCGCGCTTGGCACGACGATGAAAGCAGCAAAGCACAAAGAGCAGTTTTATAAAGTCGATGTGACCTATCCGATAAATTTTGCGAAATTTGGCTTGGAGTGCGGTGCAAAACGTTTTGTCTTGCTCTCGGCTGCAGGTGCTAGTAGAAAGTCAGGCTCGTTTTACCTAAAGGCAAAAGGTCAAGCAGAAGCAAAGATAAAAGAGCTTGGATATAGCTCATTTCACGTCGTTAGGCTGCCGCTTATTGAGGCTGAGAGGAAAGAATTTAGACTTGGCGAGTACATGGCGATAAAGGCGTTTAAATTTATCCCAAAAGGCTTTTTTGACGAGTATCGTCCGATGAGAGCGGCTGATATCGCTAAAGTGATCGTGCAAGTAGCGCAAGATGACCACAGCGAGGGTGTGAAAATTTATAGTCCGATGGAGTATGTGAAGTGA
- a CDS encoding iron-containing alcohol dehydrogenase, protein MQNFSFLNPTRIEFGKDKEQNIGRYMKEFGVKKTLIIYGSDRIIKNGLFDVAAKSLSANGIEFCKIGGVKSNPVLSKVNEAINLAKKQGVDSVLAIGGGSALDTAKAVAAGVKYSGDVWDFFTGKDPSEALMIFDIITLAATGSEMNGGSVVTNEATKQKFAMHGACLYPKVSVVNPLLQASVSKEYLVYSASDIIAHSIEGYFTASIQSEIINLYIEANIKTVMKTTEILLKEPGNYDARGEFAWAATMALNGLTYVGTAGYSYPNHMIEHAIGAVVDCAHGAGLSVVMPAWMKWYKSRNLEAFKRFGKEIFGVDDADAGIEKLKEWFSKIGTPTSLIEIGVDESNLDEIMALVYDYAKGRGLEQIYTKEAISEIFALAR, encoded by the coding sequence ATGCAAAATTTTAGCTTTTTAAACCCTACAAGAATAGAATTTGGCAAAGACAAAGAGCAAAATATCGGCAGATACATGAAAGAATTTGGCGTTAAAAAGACGCTTATCATCTATGGCAGCGATAGGATCATAAAAAATGGCCTTTTTGATGTCGCAGCAAAGAGCCTAAGTGCAAATGGCATCGAGTTTTGCAAGATAGGCGGCGTGAAGTCAAATCCAGTGCTAAGCAAGGTAAATGAGGCTATAAATTTAGCAAAAAAGCAAGGTGTCGATAGCGTGCTAGCCATAGGTGGTGGCTCTGCGCTTGACACGGCAAAGGCCGTGGCTGCTGGAGTTAAATATAGTGGCGACGTTTGGGACTTTTTTACCGGTAAAGATCCAAGCGAAGCGCTTATGATCTTTGACATCATAACGCTTGCAGCAACTGGCTCAGAGATGAACGGCGGCTCGGTCGTCACAAACGAAGCCACGAAACAGAAATTTGCTATGCACGGAGCTTGTCTTTACCCAAAAGTATCGGTGGTAAATCCACTACTTCAAGCAAGTGTAAGCAAGGAGTATTTGGTCTATTCGGCTTCCGACATCATCGCTCACAGTATCGAGGGATACTTTACGGCAAGCATTCAGTCTGAGATCATAAATTTATACATCGAAGCAAATATTAAAACTGTTATGAAAACGACTGAAATTTTACTAAAAGAGCCGGGTAATTACGATGCTAGAGGCGAGTTTGCCTGGGCTGCTACGATGGCGCTAAATGGCTTAACTTACGTTGGCACAGCTGGCTACTCATATCCAAATCACATGATCGAGCACGCCATAGGTGCGGTGGTTGATTGCGCGCATGGGGCTGGGCTAAGTGTAGTGATGCCAGCTTGGATGAAGTGGTATAAGAGTAGAAATTTAGAGGCATTTAAGCGCTTTGGCAAAGAAATTTTTGGCGTGGATGACGCAGACGCAGGCATAGAGAAGCTAAAAGAGTGGTTTAGCAAGATCGGCACGCCAACAAGCCTAATTGAGATCGGCGTTGATGAGTCAAATTTAGACGAGATCATGGCGCTAGTTTATGACTACGCCAAGGGTAGGGGCTTGGAGCAAATTTATACAAAAGAGGCAATAAGTGAAATTTTTGCCTTAGCGAGATAG
- a CDS encoding anaerobic ribonucleoside-triphosphate reductase activating protein has protein sequence MHKVFSITPFTTLDYPDKVAAVVWFAGCNMRCVYCYNIEVVNSNGNIEMDEVCNFLDRRIGKLNGIVFSGGECTANPLFLKLAREVKLRNFCLKVDTNGSHIEILKEAIGEGLIDYIALDFKAPKEKFTGVTGSNLYEKFISTLKYLLEINFDFEVRTTVHADFLDETDISLMSEILYDLGYRGNYYLQKFLSTGENFGNLVDAKSSFDPKKIISKLPIKLRNF, from the coding sequence TTGCATAAAGTCTTTAGTATAACGCCATTTACTACGCTTGATTATCCAGATAAAGTGGCTGCAGTAGTTTGGTTTGCAGGCTGTAATATGCGATGCGTGTATTGTTACAATATAGAAGTTGTAAATTCAAATGGCAATATAGAAATGGATGAGGTTTGTAACTTCCTAGATCGCCGTATAGGTAAGCTAAACGGCATCGTCTTTAGCGGTGGCGAATGCACGGCAAATCCTTTATTTTTAAAACTTGCAAGAGAGGTTAAGTTAAGAAATTTTTGCCTAAAGGTCGATACAAATGGCTCTCATATTGAGATTTTAAAAGAGGCGATAGGCGAAGGGCTGATTGACTATATTGCACTTGATTTTAAAGCGCCAAAAGAGAAATTTACGGGCGTAACTGGCTCAAATTTATATGAAAAATTTATTAGCACGCTAAAATATCTACTTGAGATAAATTTTGATTTTGAAGTAAGAACAACCGTGCATGCAGATTTTTTAGATGAAACAGATATTTCTTTGATGTCTGAAATTCTTTATGACCTTGGATATAGAGGCAATTATTATTTGCAAAAATTCCTTAGCACAGGTGAAAATTTTGGAAATTTAGTTGATGCTAAAAGTAGCTTTGATCCGAAAAAAATCATCTCAAAACTTCCTATCAAACTAAGAAATTTTTAA